A genomic window from Martelella lutilitoris includes:
- the lpdA gene encoding dihydrolipoyl dehydrogenase translates to MSYDLIVIGSGPGGYVCAVKASQLGLKVAVVEKRATYGGTCLNVGCIPSKALLHASEQYAHAAHGMESLGVKLSGVELDHDKLMGHKDAVVKSNVEGVAFLFKKNKIDGFQGTGKIVSAGKVQVTKEDGSTEELEAKNIVIATGSDVAGIPGVDVAIDEETIVSSTGAIALKKVPEHMVVVGGGVIGLELGSVWSRLGAKVTVVEFLDKILGPMDGEMSKQFQKMLAKQGLDFKLSAKVTAVEKADNGAKVTFEPVKGGDAETIEADIVLISTGRKPYTEGLGLEEAGVKLDERGRVEIDNHFKTNVDGIYAIGDVVKGLMLAHKAEDEGVALAEILAGQAGHVNYDVIPSVVYTQPEVASVGKTEEELKKDGVAYTVGKFPFMANGRARAMEATDGFVKVLADKGTDRVLGVHIVGFGAGEMIHEAAVLMEFGGSAEDLGRTCHAHPTMSEAVKEAALAAFFKPIHM, encoded by the coding sequence ATGTCCTATGATCTTATCGTAATCGGTTCCGGCCCCGGCGGCTATGTCTGCGCGGTCAAGGCCTCGCAACTCGGCTTGAAGGTCGCCGTGGTTGAAAAGCGCGCCACCTATGGCGGCACCTGCCTCAATGTCGGCTGCATCCCGTCCAAGGCGCTGCTGCATGCCTCCGAGCAGTATGCCCACGCCGCACACGGCATGGAAAGCCTCGGCGTAAAGCTTTCCGGCGTCGAACTCGATCACGACAAGCTGATGGGCCACAAGGATGCCGTGGTGAAGTCGAATGTCGAAGGCGTTGCCTTCCTGTTCAAGAAGAACAAGATCGACGGCTTCCAGGGCACCGGCAAGATCGTGTCCGCCGGCAAGGTTCAGGTGACCAAGGAAGACGGCTCCACCGAGGAGCTTGAAGCCAAGAACATCGTGATCGCCACCGGTTCGGACGTTGCCGGCATTCCGGGCGTCGATGTCGCAATCGACGAGGAAACCATCGTCTCCTCCACCGGCGCGATCGCTCTGAAGAAGGTTCCCGAACACATGGTCGTCGTCGGCGGCGGCGTCATCGGGCTCGAGCTCGGCTCGGTCTGGTCGCGCCTTGGCGCCAAGGTCACCGTGGTCGAGTTCCTAGACAAGATCCTCGGGCCGATGGATGGCGAGATGTCCAAGCAGTTCCAGAAGATGCTCGCCAAGCAGGGCCTCGACTTCAAGCTTTCCGCCAAGGTGACAGCGGTCGAGAAAGCCGACAACGGCGCGAAGGTCACCTTCGAGCCGGTCAAGGGCGGCGATGCCGAAACCATCGAAGCCGACATCGTGCTGATCTCGACGGGCCGCAAGCCCTATACCGAGGGCCTTGGCTTGGAAGAAGCCGGCGTGAAGCTGGATGAGCGCGGCCGCGTGGAAATCGACAACCACTTCAAGACCAATGTCGACGGCATCTATGCGATCGGCGATGTGGTCAAGGGCCTGATGCTCGCCCACAAGGCCGAGGACGAGGGCGTGGCGCTCGCCGAAATCCTCGCCGGCCAGGCCGGCCACGTGAATTACGACGTGATCCCGAGCGTGGTCTACACTCAGCCGGAAGTCGCCTCGGTCGGCAAGACCGAAGAGGAGCTGAAGAAGGACGGCGTCGCCTACACTGTCGGCAAGTTCCCCTTCATGGCCAATGGCCGCGCCCGCGCTATGGAAGCGACCGACGGCTTCGTCAAGGTGCTCGCCGACAAGGGAACCGACCGTGTGCTCGGCGTTCACATCGTCGGCTTCGGCGCCGGCGAGATGATCCATGAGGCGGCGGTGCTGATGGAGTTCGGCGGTTCTGCCGAAGACCTCGGCCGCACCTGCCACGCGCATCCGACCATGTCGGAAGCGGTGAAGGAAGCAGCGCTCGCCGCCTTCTTCAAACCGATCCACATGTGA
- a CDS encoding GNAT family N-acetyltransferase produces the protein MARRDSSSALAQFAEAVALVSQGQPGHIVDTLIAERGQKIVHNPFWPVMRPFLHLLLGYGKAIDFANDIESMDGYQVFDYISNRLTLDINCVGRERIPEKGGFVMVSNHPTGIADGVAVFDLLKERRPDMTFFANRDAVRVNPRLVEMIIPVEWREEFKSKLKARETLQVTNNAIKQEKAMVLFPSGRIAYWADGKLNERPWKTSAIGFARKYDLPILPVHLKARNSGLFYWFAKWSTELRDMTVFHELLNKKGDRFDFTVGNMIMPHELQGEPADVTAALEHHTVHALAANPDATFVLEKTKPAPVVSDAS, from the coding sequence ATGGCGCGTCGTGATTCATCATCCGCCCTGGCGCAGTTCGCCGAGGCTGTGGCGCTTGTCTCCCAGGGGCAACCGGGACATATCGTCGACACGCTGATCGCCGAACGCGGACAGAAGATCGTCCACAATCCGTTCTGGCCGGTGATGCGTCCGTTTCTCCACCTGCTTCTGGGCTACGGCAAGGCGATCGATTTCGCCAATGACATCGAGTCCATGGATGGCTACCAGGTCTTCGATTACATCTCCAACCGGCTGACCCTCGACATCAATTGCGTCGGCAGAGAGCGCATCCCGGAAAAGGGCGGTTTCGTGATGGTTTCCAACCATCCGACCGGCATCGCCGACGGGGTGGCCGTCTTCGATCTCCTGAAAGAGCGCCGCCCGGACATGACATTCTTCGCCAACCGGGACGCCGTGCGCGTCAATCCGCGTCTGGTGGAGATGATCATCCCGGTCGAGTGGCGCGAGGAGTTCAAGAGCAAGCTGAAGGCGCGCGAGACGCTGCAGGTTACCAACAACGCCATAAAGCAGGAAAAGGCGATGGTGCTGTTTCCCTCCGGCCGCATCGCCTACTGGGCCGACGGCAAGCTCAACGAACGCCCGTGGAAGACCTCGGCGATCGGCTTTGCCCGCAAATATGACCTGCCGATCCTGCCCGTGCATCTGAAGGCGCGCAATTCCGGCCTGTTTTACTGGTTCGCCAAATGGTCGACGGAACTGCGCGACATGACGGTTTTCCACGAGCTTCTCAACAAGAAGGGCGACCGCTTCGACTTCACGGTCGGCAACATGATCATGCCGCATGAGCTGCAGGGCGAGCCTGCCGATGTGACCGCCGCGCTGGAACACCATACCGTGCATGCGCTCGCTGCCAATCCGGATGCGACCTTCGTTCTGGAAAAGACCAAGCCCGCGCCGGTCGTTTCGGACGCCTCTTGA
- a CDS encoding primosomal protein N': MTSDSLDLFGKRMDPAVVRSVPVMVPLPVAGPYSYAVPEGMAVMPGSVVQVPVGPRKVIGIVWDEAGDAVDPKKLRPIEHVFDCPPVAEEMRRFISWVAAYTLTPPGLVARMAVRAPAALEPEPMIEGLTLTGTVPERMTPARKRVLELAQDGAGWTRLGLARAAGVSTSVVETMMKQGVFDTVFLPPPPAFATPDPDYARPALSPDQDAAAKDLRAAVAADGFNVTLIDGVTGSGKTEVYFEAVAETLARGKQVLILLPEIALTASFLDRFESRFGARPGEWHSDLAPRMREKVWRQTAEGAIRVVAGARSALFLPFEELGLIVVDEEHDTAYKQEDRVFYNARDMAVVRARIGGFPAVLASATPSVESQVNALAGRYRRIHLPGRFAEAALPSLKTVDLRRDPPKRGGFLSPTLLSEIDKTVGRGEQALLFLNRRGYAPLTLCRVCGHRFQCPNCSSWLVEHRFRGRLMCHHCGHGEPVPEACPECGTLDHLVACGPGVERIAEEVEQHFPEKRTIILSSDMAGGVKRLRLELEAVANGEADIIIGTQLVAKGHNFPLMTLVGVVDADIGLANGDPRAAERTFQLLAQVTGRAGRTGLASKGLIQTYQPAHPVMQAIVSGDAEAFYDREITEREKSVLPPFGRLAAVIISADNRADAEAHARGLRAAAPAGRSISVLGPAEAPLALVRGRYRFRLLVHGSRADDIQTFLREMLENGPRQRGSVRVQLDIDPQSFL; this comes from the coding sequence ATGACCTCAGATTCGCTCGATCTTTTCGGAAAACGCATGGACCCCGCCGTCGTGCGCAGCGTGCCCGTGATGGTGCCGCTGCCGGTCGCCGGTCCCTATTCCTATGCCGTGCCGGAAGGCATGGCGGTGATGCCCGGTTCCGTCGTGCAGGTTCCGGTCGGCCCGCGCAAGGTCATCGGCATCGTCTGGGACGAGGCGGGCGATGCGGTTGACCCGAAGAAGCTGAGGCCGATCGAGCATGTGTTCGATTGCCCGCCCGTTGCGGAGGAGATGCGTCGTTTCATTTCCTGGGTTGCCGCCTACACGCTGACCCCGCCGGGGCTTGTGGCGCGCATGGCCGTCCGCGCGCCTGCTGCTCTCGAGCCGGAGCCGATGATCGAGGGGCTGACGCTGACGGGCACCGTTCCCGAGCGGATGACGCCGGCGCGCAAGCGCGTTCTGGAGCTGGCGCAAGACGGCGCCGGCTGGACGCGGCTCGGGCTCGCGCGCGCGGCGGGTGTGAGCACCAGTGTCGTCGAGACGATGATGAAGCAGGGCGTGTTCGACACGGTCTTCCTGCCGCCGCCGCCGGCCTTTGCCACGCCCGATCCCGATTATGCACGCCCCGCGCTTTCGCCCGACCAGGACGCGGCGGCCAAAGATCTGCGCGCTGCCGTGGCGGCGGACGGTTTCAACGTGACGCTGATCGATGGCGTCACCGGGTCCGGCAAGACGGAGGTCTATTTCGAGGCCGTGGCCGAAACGCTGGCCAGGGGCAAGCAGGTGCTGATTCTTTTGCCGGAAATCGCACTGACGGCAAGCTTCCTCGACCGGTTCGAGAGCCGCTTCGGTGCGCGGCCCGGCGAATGGCATTCGGACCTCGCGCCGCGCATGCGCGAAAAGGTCTGGCGGCAGACGGCGGAAGGGGCGATCCGCGTGGTTGCCGGGGCCCGCTCGGCGCTGTTCCTCCCGTTCGAGGAACTCGGCCTGATCGTCGTCGACGAGGAGCATGACACGGCCTACAAGCAGGAAGATCGGGTGTTTTACAATGCCCGTGACATGGCGGTGGTGCGGGCGCGCATCGGTGGTTTTCCGGCGGTGCTGGCTTCCGCGACGCCTTCGGTCGAAAGCCAGGTCAATGCGCTTGCCGGGCGCTACCGGCGCATCCATCTGCCGGGCCGCTTTGCCGAGGCGGCATTGCCGAGCCTGAAGACGGTCGACCTCCGGCGCGATCCGCCGAAACGCGGCGGCTTCCTGTCGCCAACGCTGCTTTCGGAGATCGACAAAACGGTCGGGCGCGGAGAACAGGCGTTGCTGTTTCTGAACCGGCGCGGCTATGCGCCGCTCACGCTTTGCCGGGTCTGCGGCCATCGCTTCCAGTGCCCAAACTGTTCGAGCTGGCTGGTCGAGCACCGGTTTCGCGGGCGGCTGATGTGTCACCATTGCGGCCACGGCGAGCCGGTGCCCGAGGCCTGCCCGGAATGCGGCACGCTTGATCATCTGGTCGCCTGCGGGCCGGGGGTTGAGCGCATCGCCGAGGAAGTCGAGCAGCATTTTCCCGAAAAGCGCACGATCATCCTGTCTTCGGACATGGCCGGAGGGGTCAAGCGGCTGAGGCTGGAACTGGAGGCGGTCGCCAATGGCGAGGCCGACATCATCATCGGCACGCAACTGGTGGCCAAGGGACATAACTTTCCGCTTATGACGCTCGTTGGCGTGGTGGATGCCGATATCGGCCTTGCCAATGGCGATCCGCGCGCGGCCGAGCGCACCTTCCAGCTTCTCGCCCAGGTGACGGGACGGGCAGGGCGCACGGGGCTTGCGAGCAAGGGCCTGATCCAGACCTACCAGCCGGCCCACCCGGTGATGCAGGCGATCGTTTCCGGCGATGCCGAGGCGTTTTACGACCGGGAGATCACGGAGCGGGAAAAGAGCGTGCTCCCCCCCTTCGGCCGGCTCGCGGCCGTCATCATTTCCGCCGACAATCGCGCCGATGCCGAGGCGCATGCGCGGGGCTTAAGAGCGGCAGCGCCCGCCGGGCGCTCGATCTCGGTGCTTGGCCCGGCCGAGGCGCCGCTGGCACTGGTGCGGGGGCGCTACCGCTTTCGCCTGCTGGTGCACGGCAGCCGGGCGGACGACATCCAGACTTTTTTGAGGGAAATGCTCGAAAACGGGCCGCGACAACGTGGCAGCGTCCGCGTGCAGCTTGACATTGACCCGCAGAGCTTTCTCTAG
- a CDS encoding LysE family transporter: protein MQHQYLIELASLMAIFSFAIVAPGADTAMIIRQALVQGRRSAVLSSFGVGTSLMFHVSYTIMGLGLIISQSIMVFNVIKWAGAAYLIYLGVQSIRAGKAEVAPVAVTEPKARQGAVKAFSLGFLANALNPKPVLFFLSIFSTVVSHETPAGVKFGYGLVMAMCLIAWFVGVSLFLTTPRMRIAFERASVWINRASGAVFIAFGLKLATEKAG, encoded by the coding sequence ATGCAGCATCAATACCTGATTGAGCTCGCGTCGCTGATGGCGATCTTCTCTTTTGCCATCGTCGCTCCCGGCGCGGATACCGCGATGATCATCCGGCAGGCGCTGGTTCAGGGAAGACGTTCTGCGGTGCTCAGCAGCTTCGGCGTCGGCACCTCGCTGATGTTCCATGTGAGTTACACGATCATGGGGCTGGGGCTGATCATTTCGCAGTCGATCATGGTGTTCAACGTGATCAAATGGGCGGGCGCCGCCTATCTGATCTATCTAGGCGTCCAATCGATCCGCGCCGGCAAGGCCGAGGTCGCTCCCGTCGCGGTTACCGAACCAAAGGCAAGGCAGGGAGCGGTGAAGGCGTTTTCGCTCGGCTTTCTCGCTAATGCGCTGAATCCGAAGCCGGTCTTGTTCTTCCTGTCGATCTTTTCGACCGTGGTCAGTCATGAAACTCCGGCAGGGGTGAAGTTCGGCTATGGCCTCGTCATGGCGATGTGCCTGATTGCGTGGTTCGTCGGCGTGTCGCTGTTCCTGACCACGCCCCGCATGCGCATCGCCTTTGAAAGGGCCAGCGTCTGGATCAACCGCGCAAGCGGCGCGGTCTTCATCGCCTTCGGGCTGAAGCTGGCAACGGAAAAAGCGGGCTGA
- a CDS encoding tyrosine recombinase XerC: MGEILVPADDALLGLRQEWLQALAGERRLSAKTTEAYERDTRQFLAFLCRHIARPVRLADIASLRPADVRAYLAFRRREGAGARTLGRDLAGIRSFLRWLEKRGLANAAGVRAMRAPKQPKSLPKPLSAEEALAVSTEQGQLAEEPWIAARNAAVFCLLYGCGLRISEALGLTPDDFAGSPTSLRITGKGNKTRIVPLLPAALEAVRHYGALCPHHLAGEKPLFRGLRGKALQPAIIQREMQALRGALGLSDKATPHALRHSFATHLLAAGGDLRTIQELLGHASLSTTQVYTGVDTGRLLEIYDKAHPRA, encoded by the coding sequence ATGGGCGAGATACTGGTGCCTGCTGATGATGCATTGCTTGGCTTGCGTCAAGAGTGGCTGCAAGCGCTTGCCGGCGAGCGCCGGCTTTCGGCAAAGACGACCGAGGCCTACGAGCGCGACACGCGGCAGTTTCTCGCCTTCCTGTGCCGCCATATCGCACGCCCCGTGCGGCTTGCCGACATTGCTTCGCTGAGGCCCGCGGATGTGCGCGCCTACCTCGCTTTCCGCCGTCGCGAGGGCGCCGGCGCGCGCACGCTCGGCCGCGATCTGGCGGGTATCCGGTCATTTCTGCGCTGGCTGGAAAAACGCGGCCTCGCCAATGCCGCCGGCGTACGCGCCATGCGGGCGCCGAAACAGCCGAAATCGCTGCCAAAGCCCCTGAGTGCCGAGGAGGCGCTCGCGGTTTCAACGGAACAGGGCCAGTTGGCGGAAGAGCCGTGGATTGCCGCGCGCAACGCCGCCGTCTTCTGCCTTCTCTATGGCTGCGGCCTGCGCATCTCCGAAGCGCTCGGGCTGACGCCGGATGACTTTGCGGGCAGCCCGACAAGCCTCCGGATCACCGGAAAGGGCAACAAGACCCGCATCGTGCCGCTCCTGCCGGCAGCGCTTGAGGCGGTGCGGCATTATGGCGCGCTCTGCCCGCATCACCTGGCCGGGGAGAAGCCGCTGTTCCGGGGACTGCGGGGCAAGGCATTGCAGCCGGCGATCATCCAGCGGGAGATGCAGGCCCTGCGCGGCGCGCTCGGCTTGTCCGACAAGGCCACGCCGCATGCGCTGCGGCACTCTTTCGCGACCCATCTTCTGGCCGCCGGCGGCGACCTCAGGACCATTCAGGAACTGCTCGGCCACGCCTCGCTTTCGACGACGCAGGTCTATACCGGCGTCGATACCGGGCGGCTTCTGGAAATTTACGACAAGGCGCATCCGCGCGCCTGA
- a CDS encoding DMT family transporter, with amino-acid sequence MAYKIPGSIFSGGPARGIALITASVFLLSLSDALVKLSGVRFALVQLIFLRSFFAALLLALGLKLFARGTRLVPQRLGWVTARSLCLVSMWFCYYASLPELPFSLAAACYYTAPLWMALLARFILKEPVGLVRWCAIVIALAGVVVSVNPAAGSASPFVLLPLLAAFFYALAAIITWSKCRDEAPFAMALNLNVALAASGAAGIAGLQLFPAGDGFVFAAWRPLDASDWAVIGLLAIFLVAITTGVAAAYRAAPAPVVGLFDNAYLVFAALWSVVIFADHPSALEIVGLVMIGVGAVMAARPPRSR; translated from the coding sequence ATGGCTTACAAGATACCCGGTTCTATCTTCTCTGGCGGTCCGGCAAGGGGAATCGCGCTGATCACCGCTTCGGTCTTTCTGCTGTCGCTTTCCGATGCGCTGGTCAAACTTTCAGGTGTTCGCTTTGCGCTTGTGCAACTGATCTTCCTGCGCTCCTTCTTCGCGGCTCTGCTCCTGGCGCTCGGGCTGAAACTGTTTGCGCGTGGCACGCGGCTTGTTCCGCAGCGCCTCGGCTGGGTAACGGCTCGCAGTCTCTGCCTCGTTTCCATGTGGTTCTGCTATTACGCATCCTTGCCGGAACTGCCGTTTTCGCTGGCGGCTGCCTGCTATTATACCGCGCCCTTATGGATGGCGCTGCTTGCGCGCTTCATTCTCAAAGAACCCGTGGGCCTTGTCCGTTGGTGCGCCATCGTGATCGCCCTTGCCGGGGTTGTCGTCAGCGTCAATCCTGCCGCCGGGTCCGCCTCGCCCTTCGTTCTGCTGCCGCTGCTCGCTGCCTTTTTCTACGCGCTCGCGGCGATCATCACCTGGAGCAAATGCCGGGACGAAGCGCCCTTTGCCATGGCGCTCAATCTCAATGTCGCGCTTGCTGCTTCGGGGGCGGCGGGCATTGCCGGGCTTCAGCTGTTTCCGGCTGGCGATGGTTTCGTGTTTGCCGCCTGGCGGCCGCTCGATGCGTCCGACTGGGCCGTGATCGGTCTGCTCGCCATCTTTCTTGTTGCTATCACAACGGGTGTGGCAGCCGCATACCGCGCCGCGCCGGCGCCGGTCGTCGGCCTGTTCGACAATGCCTATCTCGTCTTTGCCGCATTGTGGAGCGTCGTCATATTCGCTGACCACCCTTCAGCGCTCGAGATCGTTGGTCTCGTGATGATCGGCGTTGGAGCGGTCATGGCGGCGCGTCCGCCTCGATCCAGGTGA
- a CDS encoding F0F1 ATP synthase subunit delta, translating to MPVADLSQSVSNVAQRYAVSLFELAKEDDSIDAVGAHIDRVETLLNESDDFRRLVMSPVFSADEQLKAVTAILAKAEIGGYVANFVKLVAKNRRLFVLPGMISAYRGEVAAYRGQATAEVTVAHALSDEQQQELKTALKDVTGKDVSLQITEDASLLGGMIVKVGSRQIDTSLRTKLSKLKLSLKEVG from the coding sequence GTGCCTGTGGCAGACCTATCCCAATCTGTGTCGAACGTGGCGCAGCGCTACGCTGTTTCTCTGTTCGAACTTGCCAAGGAAGATGACAGCATCGACGCCGTGGGCGCCCATATCGACCGTGTCGAGACGCTGTTGAATGAAAGCGACGATTTCCGGCGTCTGGTGATGAGTCCGGTCTTCAGCGCCGACGAGCAGCTGAAGGCGGTGACCGCCATTCTCGCCAAGGCGGAAATCGGCGGCTATGTCGCCAATTTCGTCAAGCTGGTTGCGAAAAACCGCCGTCTTTTCGTCCTGCCCGGCATGATCTCGGCCTATCGCGGCGAGGTTGCCGCCTATCGTGGTCAGGCGACGGCTGAAGTGACAGTGGCCCATGCCCTGTCTGATGAACAACAACAGGAATTGAAGACTGCGCTGAAAGATGTGACGGGCAAGGATGTGTCCCTTCAGATCACCGAAGATGCGTCGCTCCTCGGCGGAATGATCGTCAAGGTCGGTTCGCGTCAGATCGATACGTCTCTGCGCACGAAACTCTCCAAACTTAAGCTTTCACTGAAAGAGGTTGGCTGA
- a CDS encoding LysE family translocator encodes MSIEFLITALIVVLAPGTGVVYTLATGLAQGRMASVAAAFGCTLGIIPAILASVFGLAALFHTSALLFQTVKFAGVAYLLYLAWQTLRDRGTLRVSGEGTPRRGLIAIVRNGFLINILNPKLSVFFLAFLPQFVSPDAAAPVLEMLMLSAVFMAMTFAVFVVYGQFSGLMRDRVLSSERAMAWMRRSVALAFAGFGVKLALSRQ; translated from the coding sequence ATGAGCATCGAATTTCTGATTACGGCGCTGATCGTTGTTCTGGCTCCCGGCACGGGCGTGGTCTACACGCTCGCCACCGGCCTGGCGCAGGGCAGGATGGCGAGCGTCGCCGCCGCCTTCGGCTGCACGCTCGGCATCATTCCGGCAATCCTCGCCTCCGTCTTCGGGCTCGCCGCGCTGTTTCACACCAGCGCGCTTCTGTTCCAGACGGTCAAGTTCGCCGGCGTTGCCTATCTCCTCTACCTTGCCTGGCAGACGCTGAGGGATCGCGGCACGCTCAGGGTTTCCGGAGAGGGGACGCCTCGGCGAGGCCTGATCGCGATCGTCCGCAACGGCTTTCTGATCAATATCCTGAACCCCAAACTCTCCGTTTTCTTCCTTGCCTTCCTGCCGCAATTCGTCTCGCCGGATGCCGCCGCGCCCGTTCTCGAAATGCTGATGCTTTCGGCGGTGTTCATGGCGATGACCTTTGCGGTGTTCGTGGTTTACGGTCAGTTTTCCGGTCTGATGCGCGACCGGGTATTGTCGAGCGAACGGGCGATGGCGTGGATGCGGCGAAGCGTGGCGCTGGCCTTTGCTGGTTTCGGCGTTAAACTGGCGCTCAGCAGGCAATAA
- the odhB gene encoding 2-oxoglutarate dehydrogenase complex dihydrolipoyllysine-residue succinyltransferase, with the protein MATEIRVPTLGESVTEATVGTWYKKVGDAIAADEPIVELETDKVTIEVPAPASGTLSEIVAGEGETVELDALLGQIAEGDAPAAGGAKEEPKAEAPKEEPKKEEAKAEDKPKSGGSDMPAAPSAAKMMEEKNISADQVEGSGKRGQVLKGDVIAAAAKGTSAPAAEPAKAPQRAPSKVEDADREERVKMTRLRQTIAKRLKDAQNTAAMLTTYNEVDMTAVMEMRSKYKDLFLKKHDVKLGFMGFFTKAVCHALKEIPAVNAEIDGTDIIYKNFCHIGMAVGTDKGLVVPVVRDADQMSIAEIEAEIARLAKAARSGQLSMADMQGGTFTITNGGVYGSLMSSPILNAPQSGILGMHKIQERPMAIGGQVVIRPMMYLALSYDHRMVDGQEAVTFLVRVKETLEDPERLVLDL; encoded by the coding sequence ATGGCCACTGAAATCCGCGTTCCCACTTTGGGTGAATCCGTTACCGAAGCAACGGTCGGCACCTGGTACAAGAAGGTCGGCGACGCCATCGCCGCCGATGAGCCGATTGTCGAGCTGGAAACCGACAAGGTGACCATCGAGGTTCCGGCGCCCGCGTCCGGCACGCTTTCCGAGATCGTTGCCGGCGAAGGCGAGACCGTCGAACTCGACGCCCTTCTCGGCCAGATCGCCGAGGGCGATGCGCCTGCCGCTGGCGGCGCAAAGGAAGAGCCGAAGGCCGAGGCGCCGAAGGAAGAGCCCAAGAAGGAAGAGGCCAAGGCCGAAGACAAGCCGAAGTCCGGCGGCTCCGACATGCCGGCAGCGCCGTCCGCTGCCAAGATGATGGAAGAAAAGAACATCTCCGCCGACCAGGTAGAAGGTTCGGGCAAGCGCGGTCAGGTGCTGAAGGGCGACGTGATCGCCGCAGCAGCCAAGGGCACCTCCGCCCCGGCCGCAGAGCCGGCCAAGGCCCCGCAGCGCGCGCCCTCCAAGGTCGAGGATGCCGACCGCGAGGAACGCGTCAAGATGACCCGCCTGCGTCAGACCATCGCCAAGCGCCTGAAGGACGCGCAGAATACCGCAGCCATGCTGACCACCTATAACGAGGTGGACATGACGGCCGTGATGGAAATGCGCTCCAAGTACAAGGACCTGTTCCTGAAGAAGCACGACGTGAAGCTCGGCTTCATGGGCTTCTTCACCAAGGCTGTCTGTCACGCCCTGAAGGAAATCCCGGCCGTCAATGCCGAGATCGACGGCACGGACATCATCTACAAGAACTTCTGCCACATCGGCATGGCCGTCGGCACGGACAAGGGTCTTGTGGTTCCGGTCGTGCGCGATGCCGACCAGATGTCGATCGCCGAGATCGAGGCCGAGATCGCGCGTCTTGCCAAGGCGGCCCGCAGCGGCCAGCTTTCCATGGCGGACATGCAGGGCGGCACCTTCACCATCACCAATGGCGGTGTCTACGGCTCGCTGATGTCCTCGCCGATCCTGAACGCCCCGCAGTCGGGCATTCTCGGCATGCACAAGATCCAGGAGCGCCCGATGGCGATCGGCGGCCAGGTCGTCATCCGCCCGATGATGTATCTGGCGCTGTCCTACGACCACCGCATGGTCGACGGTCAGGAAGCCGTGACCTTCCTCGTCCGCGTCAAGGAGACGCTTGAGGATCCGGAACGGCTGGTTCTCGATCTCTGA